From one Eucalyptus grandis isolate ANBG69807.140 chromosome 9, ASM1654582v1, whole genome shotgun sequence genomic stretch:
- the LOC104420660 gene encoding ABC transporter B family member 15: MENEGRSNVAEEKKMMKKKKGRSSIGSIFMHADGVDRCLMGLGFFGAVADGFSTPIVLYVAGQLLNDIGSASSMDPASFLHSINKKALALLYIACGLLFACFLEGYCWTRTGERQAARVRARYLRAVLRQDVTYFDMQVMSTSDIVTSVSSDSLVIQDVLSEKVPNLLVNVSLFVGSYIVAFIMLWRLAIVGFPFVVLLIIPGMIYGRTLLIIARKIREEYSKAGTIAEQAVSSIRTVYAFVGESKTLSKFSKALEGSVKLGLRQGLARGLAIGSNGIVFAIWSFMAYYGSRMVMYHHYKGGTVYIVGLSVSLGGVACGTALSNLKYFSEACSAGERIEEVIKRVPPIDPENMEGQTIPNLKGNIKFRHVEFAYPSRPENIIFRDFSLTIPSGKTLALVGGSGSGKSTVISLLQRFYDPLSGRILLDGIAINKLQIKWLRSQMGLVSQEPTLFATSIKENILFGKKNAKMKKVIEAAKASNAHNFISQLPQGYDTQVGERGIQLSGGQKQRIAIARAIIKAPRILLLDEATSALDSESEKTVQDALNQASIGRTTIIIAHRLSTIRHANNIAVVQNGQVIETGNHEELLQKEDGLYASLVNLQKSEKQKPINQVEKPKNQTLPFILNMDGYSTSSRPSLSRVSHCSSARSMAGVGSDDQKIPIPSFQRLIALNMPEWKQAILGCIGAILFGAVQPVYSFAMGSMVSLYFSEDHEEIKAKIRIYAFWFLGLAVFTLAVNVIQHYYFAFMGECLTKRIREKMLSKILTFEVGWFDQDQNSSGSVCSRLANDANMVRSLVGDRMALIVQTCSAIIVAFTMGLIIAWRLALVMIAAQPLVILSFYMRRVLLITMSQKAIKAQEESSKLAADAVSNHRTITSFSSQERILKMLEKAHEAPEQESIQQSWYAGIGLAASQFFTKCTWALYFWYGGKLIFHGQITSSALFETFFILITTGKVIADAGSMTTDIANGSDTVGSVFAILDRQTRIEPEGTEGYQPRKITGHVEFCRVDFAYPERPDVIILKGFSFKIEAGKSTALVGQSGSGKSTLIGLIERFYDPIKGIVKIDGRDVRSYHLRAFRKHIALVSQEPTLFAGTIRENIVYGISHEMSETEIIEAARAANAHDFIVALKDGYDTWCGNKGAQLSGGQKQRVAIARAILRNPTLLLLDEATSALDSQSEKVVQSALERLMVGRTTLVVAHRLSTIQRCDVIAVLDKGKVMEKGSHSSLLAKGPTGAYYSLVNLQSTPST, encoded by the exons ATGGAAAATGAGGGACGGAGCAATGTggcggaggagaagaagatgatgaagaagaagaaagggcgATCGTCGATAGGCTCCATATTCATGCACGCGGATGGAGTGGACCGGTGCTTGATGGGTCTCGGCTTCTTTGGAGCCGTCGCTGATGGCTTCTCTACTCCTATTGTGCTCTACGTCGCTGGTCAGCTCTTGAACGACATCGGCTCTGCATCTTCTATGGATCCCGCTTCGTTTCTTCACAGCATAAACAAG AAAGCACTGGCTCTCTTGTACATTGCCTGTGGATTGTTGTTTGCTTGTTTTCTAG AAGGGTACTGTTGGACAAGGACTGGTGAGAGGCAAGCGGCGAGAGTGAGAGCCAGATACTTGAGAGCTGTGCTCAGGCAAGACGTGACCTACTTTGATATGCAAGTAATGAGCACGTCCGATATCGTCACCAGTGTATCCAGTGATAGTCTCGTGATTCAGGATGTCCTAAGCGAGAAG GTCCCTAATCTTCTTGTCAATGTATCGCTGTTTGTCGGAAGCTACATAGTGGCGTTCATAATGTTGTGGAGACTGGCCATAGTTGGGTTCCCCTTTGTTGTGTTGCTCATCATTCCAGGCATGATATACGGGAGGACTCTTCTCATAATTGCGAGAAAGATACGGGAAGAGTATAGCAAAGCCGGTACGATTGCAGAACAGGCGGTTTCTTCCATCAGAACAGTATATGCCTTCGTCGGTGAGAGCAAAACGCTCTCCAAGTTTTCTAAAGCTCTTGAAGGTTCTGTGAAGTTGGGGCTGAGGCAGGGCTTGGCCAGAGGCTTGGCAATCGGAAGCAACGGTATCGTGTTCGCCATTTGGTCTTTCATGGCATATTATGGTAGTAGGATGGTCATGTACCATCATTATAAAGGTGGAACGGTTTATATCGTTGGCTTGTCCGTTTCTTTGGGCGGAGT GGCATGCGGTACTGCTTTATCCAACCTCAAGTACTTCTCGGAAGCATGTTCTGCAGGCGAGCGTATAGAGGAGGTGATAAAGAGAGTGCCGCCAATTGATCCAGAGAACATGGAGGGGCAGACCATACCGAATTTAAAAGGAAACATCAAATTTAGACACGTCGAGTTTGCATATCCATCGAGACCTGAAAACATCATCTTCAGAGACTTCTCTCTCACAATCCCGTCAGGAAAGACTCTAGCTTTGGTTGGTGGCAGTGGCTCCGGAAAATCCACGGTGATATCGCTCCTGCAGAGGTTCTACGACCCACTTAGTGGACGAATACTCCTCGATGGGATCGCCATTAATAAGCTGCAAATTAAATGGCTTAGATCGCAAATGGGACTAGTGAGCCAAGAGCCGACACTCTTTGCGACTAGCATAAAGGAGAATATACTCTTTGGAAAGAAGAATGCCAAAATGAAGAAGGTGATCGAAGCTGCCAAGGCTTCCAATGCTCACAACTTCATCAGTCAGTTGCCTCAGGGGTACGATACGCAG GTAGGGGAAAGGGGCATCCAATTGTCAGGAGGGCAGAAACAGAGAATAGCTATAGCGCGAGCAATCATTAAAGCCCCCAGGATCCTCCTGCTAGATGAAGCAACGAGCGCATTAGACTCTGAATCAGAGAAAACTGTCCAAGACGCACTCAATCAAGCTTCCATTGGTCGCACAACAATCATCATTGCTCACCGGCTATCTACCATACGACATGCCAATAATATCGCCGTCGTTCAGAACGGGCAAGTGATAGAGACTGGCAATCATGAAGAGCTCCTCCAGAAAGAAGATGGCCTCTATGCCTCGTTGGTCAATCTTCAGAAATCAGAGAAACagaaaccaataaatcaagttgaGAAACCCAAGAACCAAACCTTACCTTTCATATTAAACATGGATGGATATAGTACTAGTAGCCGCCCTAGCCTATCTAGGGTGAGTCACTGCAGCTCAGCGAGGTCGATGGCAGGAGTTGGTTCGGATGATCAGAAGATCCCCATTCCATCTTTCCAAAGATTGATAGCTTTGAACATGCCGGAGTGGAAACAAGCGATCCTGGGGTGCATCGGCGCCATCTTGTTCGGTGCAGTTCAACCAGTGTATTCTTTTGCCATGGGCTCAATGGTCTCACTTTATTTTTCGGAAGACCACGAGGAGATTAAAGCAAAGATAAGGATTTATGCATTCTGGTTTCTGGGTCTGGCTGTGTTTACGCTCGCAGTCAATGTGATCCAACATTACTATTTCGCTTTCATGGGGGAGTGCTTGACTAAGAGGATCCGAGAGAAGATGCTCTCTAAAATCCTGACTTTCGAAGTCGGATGGTTCGATCAAGATCAGAACTCCAGCGGCTCAGTTTGCTCTAGACTCGCCAATGATGCCAATATG GTGAGATCTTTGGTGGGTGACCGAATGGCTCTTATCGTGCAGACGTGCTCGGCTATAATAGTTGCCTTCACCATGGGTCTGATCATCGCCTGGAGACTCGCCCTCGTAATGATAGCCGCGCAACCCCTTGTTATACTCTCCTTCTACATGAGACGAGTGCTACTAATAACTATGTCTCAGAAGGCCATCAAGGCTCAAGAAGAAAGTAGCAAGCTCGCTGCGGACGCAGTCTCCAACCACCGAACCATCACTTCATTCTCTTCCCAAGAGCGCATTCTCAAAATGCTTGAGAAAGCCCATGAAGCCCCGGAACAAGAGAGCATCCAGCAGTCGTGGTATGCCGGTATCGGACTAGCCGCCTCGCAATTCTTTACGAAGTGCACTTGGGCTTTATATTTCTGGTACGGAGGCAAGTTGATTTTTCATGGGCAAATCACATCATCAGCGCTCTTCGAGACGTTCTTTATTTTGATCACCACAGGCAAAGTGATTGCGGACGCTGGAAGCATGACCACAGACATTGCCAATGGCTCGGACACAGTTGGGTCCGTGTTCGCCATATTGGACCGGCAGACTAGGATAGAACCTGAAGGCACGGAAGGTTACCAACCAAGAAAAATTACAGGCCATGTAGAGTTTTGCAGGGTGGATTTTGCATACCCAGAAAGGCCGGATGTCATCATCTTAAAGGGCTTCTCTTTCAAAATCGAAGCAGGGAAATCAACCGCATTAGTCGGACAGAGCGGATCTGGCAAATCGACCCTCATTGGCTTGATCGAAAGGTTTTACGATCCAATCAAAGGTATAGTAAAAATCGACGGACGAGATGTGAGGTCTTACCACCTTAGGGCCTTCAGGAAGCATATCGCATTGGTTAGTCAGGAACCAACTCTATTCGCCGGCACAATAAGAGAGAATATTGTCTACGGAATATCACACGAGATGAGTGAAACGGAAATCATTGAGGCTGCACGGGCTGCAAACGCTCACGACTTTATTGTGGCATTAAAGGACGGATACGACACATGGTGCGGGAACAAAGGAGCCCAACTTTCTGGAGGGCAAAAGCAGAGAGTAGCCATAGCGAGAGCCATACTGCGAAACCCGACGCTGTTGTTACTCGATGAGGCAACTAGCGCGCTGGACAGCCAGTCGGAGAAGGTGGTGCAGAGTGCGCTGGAGCGGTTAATGGTCGGACGGACCACGTTAGTGGTGGCACATAGGTTGAGTACCATACAAAGGTGCGACGTGATCGCCGTCCTAGACAAAGGGAAGGTGATGGAGAAGGGGAGCCACTCTTCCTTGTTGGCTAAGGGTCCAACCGGAGCTTATTACTCCCTCGTGAACCTCCAGAGCACGCCGAGCACCTAA